A DNA window from Leptolyngbya sp. KIOST-1 contains the following coding sequences:
- a CDS encoding SDR family oxidoreductase gives MRDISSTIGNSVVLSNVTSWRGLGINFYLSWYQAQKLFLSGTPTSTVQTFLQPFDWLSKLSGVYRSENKPMVQLEQRPVALVTGGAQGIGLGIAEHLLTIGWRVAIADLNEATGHAAQEKLAKFQDALIFVRCDVSQESEVAHYVQAAMEQFGQVHSLINNAGIANPYSGPVEELSLADWNRWIGTNLTGCFLMAKHAVPHLRPTRGAIVNISSVRAFQSEPHSEAYGASKGGVVGLTHALAVSLGPAIRVNCISPGWIDTSAYKHPPQQTNLNPIDHEQHPVGRVGKVQDIAEMVAFLLSDRAGFITGQTFTVDGGMSRRMIYEE, from the coding sequence GTGCGTGACATCTCCTCAACTATTGGCAACAGTGTCGTATTAAGTAATGTAACGTCCTGGCGCGGACTTGGCATAAACTTCTATCTTTCGTGGTATCAGGCTCAGAAACTATTCCTTTCCGGCACGCCGACATCAACCGTTCAGACGTTCCTGCAACCCTTTGACTGGCTTAGTAAGCTGTCAGGTGTGTATCGGTCAGAGAACAAACCCATGGTGCAATTAGAACAACGGCCCGTTGCCCTGGTTACGGGTGGGGCGCAGGGCATTGGCCTTGGCATCGCTGAGCATCTGCTTACCATCGGCTGGCGGGTCGCCATAGCCGACTTGAATGAAGCCACTGGCCATGCCGCCCAAGAGAAACTGGCCAAATTCCAAGATGCTTTGATCTTTGTGCGCTGTGATGTCTCCCAGGAGAGCGAGGTAGCGCACTATGTACAGGCCGCCATGGAGCAGTTCGGCCAGGTCCACAGCCTGATCAACAATGCTGGCATTGCCAACCCCTACAGCGGCCCGGTGGAGGAACTGTCGCTGGCCGACTGGAATCGCTGGATCGGCACCAACCTGACGGGATGCTTCCTGATGGCCAAGCATGCCGTACCCCACCTGCGGCCTACCAGGGGCGCGATCGTCAACATTTCCTCTGTCCGAGCATTTCAGTCTGAGCCACACTCTGAAGCCTATGGAGCCTCCAAAGGCGGTGTGGTGGGGCTCACCCATGCCCTGGCCGTGAGCTTAGGCCCAGCTATCCGCGTCAACTGCATTAGCCCCGGATGGATTGACACCAGCGCCTACAAGCATCCTCCTCAACAGACGAACCTAAACCCCATAGACCACGAACAGCATCCGGTTGGACGAGTCGGCAAGGTCCAGGACATTGCCGAGATGGTTGCCTTCCTCCTTTCAGACCGGGCAGGCTTTATTACCGGGCAAACATTTACGGTAGATGGCGGGATGAGCCGCAGAATGATCTATGAAGAATAG
- a CDS encoding cation:proton antiporter — protein sequence MLASALWILLMGFFAGQLARRLGAPPLIGMILIGIALGPQLGNRLGPEVLGAADDLRLVAVMIILMKAGLGLDREKLAQQGTVALRLGFLPAAMEAVVVAIAAMVLFDFDVLTGLLLGCVVGAESPAVIVPGMLRLKSLGWGVAKGIPDAILTGSALSDVLLLLVFALLLNGLVQGGAETVVLPGGITLSPLQLLPVQVVLEVGLGLGLGLGAARLLVLVLVQQNWTRTAAQDLIITACVALFLVIFTQVFPYYSGYLAVMAMGFFLIELDAPLARVLRSGFDGLWTVAEIVLFVLLGATLQLEVLGDVLLPGLLLLTVGLVVGRGLGWYLATAGSNWTWKEKVFLLPGNMAKATVQAAIGALPLAAGIEGGEVILAIAALSILTTAPIGAWATQAFAPKLLERGEVDPTKVGVVGRPVFLAAVDASPLSTPVLLKAADLARRSSGEVIVLYVDNEGDRDDSVALQQNAQKLLADIRFEWITASGAVPEVIVRTAEARQVTDVVIGKRGHLPWEEVLLGSVSQAVLEMSPIPVITVDTPPAQGGKA from the coding sequence ATGTTAGCCAGTGCCCTGTGGATTTTGCTGATGGGCTTTTTTGCAGGTCAGCTGGCCCGCCGGTTGGGGGCACCGCCGCTGATTGGCATGATTTTGATCGGCATTGCCCTTGGCCCTCAGTTGGGTAACCGGCTGGGCCCCGAGGTACTGGGGGCGGCGGACGACCTGCGGCTGGTGGCGGTGATGATTATCTTGATGAAGGCGGGGCTGGGGCTGGACCGCGAGAAGCTGGCCCAGCAGGGCACGGTGGCCCTGCGGCTGGGGTTTTTGCCGGCTGCGATGGAGGCGGTGGTGGTGGCGATCGCCGCCATGGTCCTCTTCGATTTTGACGTTCTCACCGGGCTGCTGCTGGGCTGCGTGGTGGGGGCAGAGTCTCCGGCGGTGATTGTGCCGGGCATGCTGCGGCTGAAGAGTCTGGGCTGGGGGGTGGCCAAGGGTATCCCCGACGCGATTTTGACCGGCAGTGCCCTGTCGGATGTGCTGCTGCTGCTGGTGTTTGCGCTGCTGCTCAACGGTTTGGTGCAGGGCGGGGCCGAGACCGTGGTGCTGCCGGGGGGGATCACCCTGTCGCCGCTGCAACTGCTGCCGGTTCAGGTGGTACTGGAGGTGGGGCTGGGGTTGGGGTTGGGGCTGGGGGCCGCCCGGCTGCTGGTGTTGGTGCTGGTGCAGCAAAACTGGACCCGTACTGCGGCGCAAGACTTGATCATCACCGCCTGTGTGGCCCTTTTTCTGGTGATTTTTACCCAGGTATTTCCCTACTACTCCGGCTATCTGGCGGTGATGGCGATGGGGTTCTTTCTGATTGAACTCGATGCGCCCCTGGCACGGGTGCTCCGCAGCGGCTTTGACGGGCTGTGGACGGTGGCAGAAATCGTGCTGTTTGTGCTGCTGGGGGCCACCCTTCAGCTGGAGGTTTTGGGTGATGTGCTACTGCCGGGGCTACTGCTGCTGACGGTAGGCCTGGTGGTGGGCCGGGGCCTGGGCTGGTACCTGGCAACGGCGGGCAGCAACTGGACCTGGAAAGAAAAAGTCTTTTTGCTGCCGGGAAATATGGCCAAGGCCACGGTGCAGGCGGCGATCGGGGCCCTGCCCCTGGCGGCGGGCATCGAGGGTGGGGAGGTGATTCTGGCGATCGCGGCCCTCTCCATTCTGACGACCGCCCCCATCGGAGCCTGGGCCACCCAGGCCTTTGCCCCCAAGCTGCTGGAGCGGGGGGAGGTCGATCCGACCAAGGTGGGAGTAGTGGGGCGACCCGTCTTTCTGGCGGCGGTGGATGCCTCACCGCTATCTACGCCCGTGCTGCTGAAGGCAGCTGACCTGGCCCGACGCAGCAGTGGGGAGGTGATTGTGCTCTATGTCGATAACGAAGGCGATCGCGATGACAGCGTTGCTTTGCAGCAAAACGCCCAGAAGCTCCTGGCCGACATTCGCTTTGAGTGGATAACCGCCTCCGGGGCCGTCCCCGAAGTGATTGTACGCACGGCGGAGGCACGACAGGTGACGGATGTGGTGATTGGCAAGCGGGGGCATCTTCCCTGGGAGGAGGTACTGCTGGGCTCGGTGTCTCAGGCTGTACTCGAGATGAGCCCGATTCCGGTGATTACCGTAGACACCCCACCCGCCCAGGGAGGAAAGGCTTGA
- a CDS encoding TetR family transcriptional regulator — protein sequence MSTRDRILAAARQLAQTQPPQDISLTAVAQAAGVSWPTVRRYLGNKQQLQAFLAQESPQVDQPLDTRSRILASAQRVFAQQGYAGATLDAIAADAGLTKGAVYWHFASKIDLFIALLRQHRESPLHVTPEQVQQLFAQLGPAAAIKTLVTQQLEYAQAHPDWCRLAMEFYIQSRQADVQQVFQDMDYQGELTGLITILRQLQDQGWLNASVDAQMLETYWSALVNGLILNYIIDPETVDLTAEAEAITQLLWQGLKPIE from the coding sequence ATGTCCACCCGCGATCGCATTCTGGCCGCTGCCCGCCAGCTCGCCCAAACCCAGCCCCCCCAAGACATTAGCCTGACGGCGGTGGCCCAGGCGGCGGGGGTGAGCTGGCCCACGGTGCGGCGCTACCTGGGCAATAAGCAGCAGCTCCAGGCTTTTCTGGCCCAGGAAAGCCCCCAGGTCGATCAGCCCCTCGACACCCGCAGCCGCATTCTGGCCTCGGCCCAGCGAGTGTTTGCCCAGCAGGGCTATGCGGGGGCGACCCTGGATGCGATCGCCGCCGATGCGGGCCTGACCAAGGGAGCCGTCTACTGGCACTTTGCCAGCAAAATCGACCTGTTTATTGCCCTGCTGCGCCAGCACCGGGAAAGCCCCCTGCACGTTACCCCCGAGCAGGTGCAGCAGTTGTTTGCCCAACTGGGACCAGCGGCGGCGATCAAAACCCTGGTGACTCAACAACTGGAGTACGCCCAGGCCCACCCCGACTGGTGCCGCCTGGCCATGGAGTTCTACATCCAGAGCCGCCAGGCCGATGTGCAGCAGGTGTTTCAAGACATGGACTACCAGGGCGAACTTACTGGGTTGATTACGATCCTGCGCCAGCTCCAGGATCAGGGCTGGCTCAACGCCAGCGTCGATGCCCAAATGCTGGAAACTTACTGGAGCGCCCTGGTGAATGGCCTGATTTTGAACTACATCATCGACCCGGAGACCGTCGATCTGACCGCCGAGGCGGAGGCAATTACTCAACTGCTTTGGCAGGGGCTCAAACCAATTGAGTAA
- a CDS encoding NYN domain-containing protein — protein MSFSLESSTLDLCDEISRLLCALLVTAQRQNPNLLTEACRRWLETASPEMQLAKINALLQHQTDAPRLLKAVDHILEKLFIPTFRQSKAHGQFLERVRGIVEARFSQRVDADSGERDSRNFIKSEPSGLLLVDAENINLTEDLENYLQTLGQHPIRHRLAFGNWRRLGGRDKEFHRRGYQMVHVPSGKNSADIKMSLDASVISLWNPSIREVFICSTDTDLQHLSHTLLNLGVLPYRVSQHHNSFSIFDVAHQKTQVVHLPQEAPQAPDTALTPETSVAETSNHEDEGVPKPEAVKAPTLAQMRSWLKILIMQEQQANPDQPITIGHLGKLFRDRNQISVNQALKANSDYKTLTQFLTAHPGFELLPLPDGVQTEVRLITVAPEQGSTTLGNSQNAQRATAQKITDAQSLEQALVKLLWSLSSGQSSSQISLPVIGTQFAKVHGEPLSKVLKRIGEPKGLPKFFAKCSSLRIQKQGKNWQVAVVCVG, from the coding sequence ATGTCTTTTTCCCTTGAGTCATCAACCCTGGATTTATGTGACGAGATTAGCCGACTGTTGTGCGCCCTGCTGGTTACAGCACAACGGCAAAACCCGAACCTTCTGACAGAAGCCTGCCGACGCTGGTTAGAGACTGCTTCTCCAGAGATGCAGCTAGCCAAAATCAACGCGCTGCTTCAACATCAAACTGATGCCCCGCGCTTGCTCAAGGCTGTTGATCATATTCTAGAAAAACTCTTTATTCCTACTTTTCGGCAGTCTAAGGCTCATGGCCAGTTTCTAGAGCGAGTGAGAGGGATAGTTGAAGCACGCTTCAGCCAGAGGGTTGACGCTGATTCTGGAGAGAGAGACAGCAGAAATTTTATCAAATCTGAACCCTCAGGCCTTTTACTGGTGGATGCTGAAAACATTAACCTGACGGAAGATCTGGAAAACTACTTGCAAACGTTAGGCCAGCATCCGATTCGCCACCGACTAGCCTTTGGCAATTGGCGCAGGCTGGGTGGGCGCGATAAAGAATTTCATCGACGCGGATATCAGATGGTGCATGTTCCCTCTGGCAAGAACAGTGCCGACATTAAAATGTCTTTAGACGCCTCTGTAATATCTTTGTGGAATCCATCTATTCGTGAAGTCTTTATTTGCTCTACAGATACTGACTTGCAGCACTTAAGCCACACGCTTCTAAACTTAGGCGTTCTGCCCTATCGGGTCAGCCAGCACCACAATAGTTTTTCTATTTTTGATGTTGCTCACCAGAAAACTCAGGTTGTTCACTTGCCCCAGGAAGCACCCCAGGCTCCCGACACAGCCCTAACGCCAGAAACCTCCGTTGCAGAGACCAGTAACCATGAAGATGAGGGTGTACCCAAGCCTGAGGCGGTAAAAGCCCCTACGCTTGCGCAAATGAGGAGTTGGCTGAAAATCCTGATTATGCAGGAGCAGCAAGCGAACCCTGATCAGCCCATCACCATTGGCCACCTGGGCAAGCTTTTTCGCGATCGCAACCAAATTTCAGTTAATCAAGCGCTTAAAGCCAATTCTGACTACAAAACTTTGACGCAGTTTCTCACAGCCCATCCAGGTTTTGAGCTGTTGCCCTTGCCAGATGGTGTACAGACGGAAGTTAGGTTGATAACCGTTGCCCCAGAGCAGGGTTCTACTACTCTTGGCAATTCGCAGAATGCCCAGCGTGCGACTGCCCAAAAGATTACCGATGCTCAATCCCTCGAGCAGGCTCTGGTCAAGCTACTTTGGAGTTTGTCTTCCGGGCAGTCGAGCAGCCAGATCAGTCTTCCTGTGATTGGTACTCAGTTTGCTAAGGTGCATGGAGAACCCCTCAGCAAGGTGCTCAAGCGGATTGGAGAGCCAAAAGGCTTACCCAAGTTTTTTGCCAAATGCAGTTCTCTTCGCATTCAAAAACAGGGGAAAAATTGGCAGGTAGCAGTGGTTTGTGTAGGTTAG
- a CDS encoding fatty acid desaturase: MFGLLPAPHFKSFSYSQWSLCCAGLIGLMWLVSLVATFAFFDAQIPLVFWLWAILIRTFLHTGLFIVAHEAIHRNISSLPGVNDAFGYVTSWLYALLPYRLLAKHHRFHHRFPATEYDPDYCDPGRSGFWSWYVKFMKTYQSGRQIWVSLAGFAIVFCGFLLCQIPLMNVILFWILPIVLSSLQLFTFGIFLPHRQADSGSSCGPPTRSINLPAFWSFITCYHFGYHREHHLNPHLPWYQLPQVYGNGEV; encoded by the coding sequence ATGTTCGGTCTTTTGCCCGCACCTCACTTCAAAAGCTTTAGTTACTCTCAGTGGAGTCTATGCTGTGCTGGCTTGATTGGCTTGATGTGGCTTGTCAGTCTGGTGGCTACCTTTGCCTTCTTTGATGCCCAAATTCCTTTGGTGTTCTGGCTCTGGGCAATTCTGATCAGAACCTTTTTGCACACTGGTTTGTTCATTGTTGCCCATGAGGCCATTCACAGAAATATTTCTAGCTTGCCTGGGGTTAATGACGCCTTTGGCTATGTAACCTCATGGTTGTATGCGCTATTGCCCTATCGACTCCTGGCTAAGCACCACCGATTTCACCATCGATTTCCCGCTACTGAGTATGACCCCGACTACTGTGATCCAGGAAGGAGCGGGTTCTGGTCCTGGTATGTCAAATTTATGAAAACCTACCAGTCAGGCAGGCAAATTTGGGTGTCGTTGGCTGGATTTGCAATCGTCTTCTGCGGTTTTTTGCTTTGTCAGATTCCCCTGATGAACGTAATTCTGTTTTGGATTTTACCCATAGTGCTTAGCTCGTTGCAGTTATTCACTTTTGGCATCTTCCTTCCCCATCGGCAAGCCGACAGCGGCTCGTCATGTGGCCCCCCCACTAGAAGCATTAATTTGCCAGCTTTCTGGTCATTTATCACTTGCTACCATTTTGGGTACCACCGAGAGCATCATCTAAATCCTCATTTGCCCTGGTATCAGTTGCCTCAGGTTTATGGAAATGGCGAAGTCTGA
- a CDS encoding Rieske 2Fe-2S domain-containing protein, whose translation MASSTERESKVLPAGGPDPERFDVAEAWYPVAYLEDLDKSRPSRFTLLDRGLVIWWDPNQSSWRVFEDKCPHRLAPLSEGRVNEAGLLECPYHGWAFSGSGSCEQIPQASDDVQAQLSNRSCAVALPTSAKQGLLFVYPGKAEHAPKVEVPIIGPVADQPDGWVILNTFRDLPYDALTLLENVLDASHIPYTHHKTIGNRDNAAPMEMEVTESSKQGFQGLWPEGPRKGKLGTQYTTFVAPSLMYHDLTSKQFGRTMTVVYAVPMRKGECRLFARFPFKFSSKLPSFVIKRTPRWWSHIGNNRVLEDDQIFLHIQERELEKIGDKPYAQACYLPTQADQYVLQFRKWVSDYKADPFPGQALSRELPKDALLDRYNSHTKHCGSCAPALKRVQTVRKGTLIVSAVAWSAVPTLTVLGGELTPLVAGLLTAIPLAAFACWLWLGSLEQKFYKGQELAPRNVLGKS comes from the coding sequence ATGGCCTCTTCAACAGAGCGAGAATCCAAGGTTTTACCGGCGGGTGGACCGGATCCCGAACGGTTTGATGTTGCTGAAGCCTGGTATCCAGTTGCGTACCTTGAAGACCTGGACAAGTCTCGTCCCAGTCGCTTTACCCTGTTAGACCGTGGACTTGTAATTTGGTGGGACCCAAACCAGTCCAGTTGGAGAGTCTTTGAGGACAAATGCCCCCATCGACTGGCTCCGTTGTCTGAGGGAAGAGTAAATGAAGCAGGCCTTCTAGAATGCCCGTATCACGGCTGGGCATTTTCTGGCAGTGGGAGTTGTGAACAAATACCCCAGGCATCAGACGATGTGCAGGCTCAACTATCCAACCGTTCCTGTGCTGTTGCACTCCCTACTTCAGCAAAACAGGGGCTTTTATTTGTTTATCCAGGGAAAGCTGAGCATGCTCCAAAAGTGGAGGTCCCAATTATTGGTCCGGTAGCAGATCAACCCGACGGTTGGGTCATACTGAATACTTTTCGCGATTTGCCTTACGATGCTCTTACTCTGCTAGAAAACGTCCTTGATGCTAGCCACATCCCCTACACCCATCACAAAACCATAGGCAATCGTGACAATGCGGCCCCGATGGAAATGGAGGTGACAGAATCCTCCAAGCAAGGGTTTCAAGGTCTATGGCCGGAGGGCCCACGTAAAGGGAAACTAGGCACTCAATACACTACATTTGTGGCACCATCGCTGATGTATCACGACCTGACATCCAAACAGTTTGGCCGAACGATGACTGTAGTTTATGCCGTTCCAATGAGGAAGGGAGAATGTCGTCTCTTTGCCCGTTTTCCTTTTAAATTTTCCTCGAAGCTGCCTAGCTTCGTGATTAAGCGGACGCCTCGTTGGTGGAGCCACATTGGTAATAACCGAGTGCTGGAAGACGATCAAATTTTCCTGCATATTCAGGAACGAGAACTGGAGAAAATCGGGGATAAACCCTATGCTCAGGCCTGTTACTTGCCGACCCAAGCGGATCAATATGTTCTTCAGTTTCGTAAATGGGTCAGCGACTACAAAGCAGATCCATTCCCAGGACAAGCTCTAAGCCGCGAGTTGCCCAAAGATGCTCTACTAGATCGCTATAACTCCCACACAAAGCATTGCGGCAGTTGCGCTCCTGCGCTGAAAAGAGTTCAGACTGTCCGTAAAGGCACGCTTATAGTCAGCGCGGTTGCCTGGTCAGCTGTGCCGACTCTCACGGTGTTGGGAGGAGAACTGACGCCCTTAGTAGCTGGTCTTCTTACGGCCATTCCTCTGGCTGCTTTTGCCTGCTGGCTTTGGCTGGGCAGCCTAGAACAAAAATTTTATAAAGGGCAGGAACTGGCACCCCGTAACGTTTTGGGTAAAAGCTAA
- a CDS encoding cyclic 2,3-diphosphoglycerate synthase, with translation MQIKSVANSSSRVSFMQTQSSRPKVVIMGAARRDFHNFNLVYRDNPQQEVVAFTAAQISGIAGRRYPPSLAGPLYPTGIPIVEESELEQLCDAHNVDEVVFAYSDIPHAQVMHLASRALATGANFVLLGPRQTMLKAKVPVIAVSAVRTGCGKSQTTRWIAKQLRQKGLKVAVIRHPMPYGDLEKQAVQQFVTLADLQAAQCTVEEREEYEPHIAMGNAVFAGVDYARIVELAEKAADIIVWDGGNNDFPFLRPDLHLVLVDPLRAGHETSHHPGEAVLRMADIVVVAKVDAASATDIQQVEAMAKKVNPKAKTVRAKSPIQLENLEAIGNPLNLAGLDVLVIEDGPTTTHGGMAYGAGCVAATKAHAGHLVDPRPYAAPQIAEVYAQYPHIESVLPAMGYSTGQLAALQHTINATPADVVVSATPIDLTALIEVNKPILRARYEFAEDTTTPLSDDLHSFLANLSLATRTQAQACNFWI, from the coding sequence ATGCAGATCAAGTCAGTGGCTAATTCTTCATCGAGGGTGAGTTTTATGCAGACTCAATCTTCCCGTCCCAAGGTTGTAATTATGGGAGCAGCCAGGCGCGACTTTCACAATTTCAATCTGGTCTATCGCGACAACCCTCAGCAGGAGGTTGTGGCCTTTACAGCCGCCCAAATATCAGGAATTGCAGGACGGCGCTATCCCCCCTCCCTAGCGGGGCCGCTCTACCCCACCGGTATTCCTATTGTTGAGGAAAGTGAGTTGGAGCAGCTTTGTGATGCCCACAACGTTGACGAGGTGGTCTTTGCCTACAGCGATATTCCCCATGCCCAGGTGATGCATCTGGCATCGAGGGCTTTAGCGACAGGGGCCAACTTTGTACTGTTGGGACCAAGGCAAACGATGCTCAAGGCAAAGGTTCCAGTCATTGCGGTGTCTGCCGTGCGTACTGGATGCGGCAAGTCCCAAACTACCCGATGGATTGCCAAGCAATTGCGCCAAAAGGGCTTGAAAGTAGCGGTGATTCGCCATCCTATGCCCTACGGCGATCTCGAAAAGCAAGCCGTACAGCAGTTTGTTACCCTGGCCGACCTCCAGGCCGCTCAATGTACGGTCGAAGAGCGGGAAGAGTATGAACCCCACATTGCCATGGGAAATGCAGTCTTTGCAGGGGTAGACTACGCTCGAATTGTAGAACTTGCGGAAAAAGCAGCAGACATCATTGTGTGGGACGGCGGGAATAATGATTTTCCTTTCCTTCGTCCTGATTTGCATTTAGTTCTGGTTGATCCCTTAAGGGCAGGGCACGAGACAAGCCACCACCCCGGCGAAGCCGTGTTGCGGATGGCTGACATCGTAGTGGTCGCCAAAGTGGATGCCGCTTCAGCGACTGACATTCAACAAGTCGAAGCTATGGCTAAAAAGGTTAATCCCAAAGCCAAAACTGTTCGGGCCAAATCGCCTATTCAGCTGGAGAACCTGGAGGCGATTGGCAATCCTCTCAATCTGGCTGGACTAGATGTACTGGTCATTGAGGATGGCCCTACCACAACCCACGGCGGCATGGCCTATGGTGCGGGCTGCGTAGCGGCAACAAAAGCTCACGCCGGACATCTAGTAGATCCTCGTCCCTATGCAGCCCCCCAAATCGCTGAGGTCTATGCTCAGTACCCTCACATCGAGTCAGTTCTGCCGGCAATGGGGTACTCTACTGGTCAACTTGCGGCCCTACAGCACACTATCAATGCCACCCCAGCCGATGTAGTGGTCTCAGCTACTCCCATTGACCTAACAGCCCTGATTGAAGTGAACAAGCCCATTCTCCGGGCCCGCTACGAGTTTGCGGAGGACACAACGACTCCTTTGAGTGACGATCTACATAGCTTCTTAGCCAACCTTTCCCTGGCAACCAGAACTCAGGCTCAGGCGTGTAACTTTTGGATATAG
- a CDS encoding DUF1499 domain-containing protein, whose translation MASIIASLLAIALWAVPIGSASAIAAPTSQFLGAIPGLSELFAGQVPDLGVQEGKLSACPATPNCVVSQGADPDHAIAAIAYTGSREDARNLLIKVLGVVPRTEIVAQQEDYIRVKSTSRIMGFVDDTEFYLPEDEPVIHIRAAARLGESDLGVNRRRLEQIRFALQDLGM comes from the coding sequence ATGGCTTCAATCATTGCCTCCCTTCTAGCGATCGCCCTATGGGCTGTCCCCATTGGGTCGGCGTCCGCGATCGCAGCGCCGACCTCTCAGTTCCTAGGGGCGATTCCGGGTCTATCTGAGCTATTCGCAGGCCAGGTACCAGATCTCGGTGTACAGGAGGGCAAGCTATCTGCCTGCCCTGCAACGCCTAACTGTGTTGTCAGCCAGGGAGCTGACCCAGATCATGCAATTGCGGCGATTGCCTATACAGGTAGTCGAGAGGACGCTCGGAATCTGCTGATTAAAGTGCTGGGAGTTGTGCCTCGTACTGAAATTGTGGCGCAGCAAGAGGACTACATCCGCGTAAAATCCACCAGCCGCATAATGGGGTTTGTGGACGATACGGAGTTCTATTTGCCGGAGGATGAGCCAGTCATCCATATTCGAGCTGCAGCCCGCTTAGGAGAATCTGACTTGGGGGTGAATAGGCGGCGGTTGGAGCAGATCCGTTTTGCCCTGCAAGACTTAGGCATGTAG